Below is a genomic region from Vulgatibacter sp..
CCCTCTACCGCCTCGAGGTGGAGGATGCCGAAGGCAAGACGGCTGCAGCCGAGATCTCCGTGCCGCTGCGGGGCGAGGCGTTCCTCACCTCGATCGCCGCGGATCCGCCGCAGGCTGCGGTGGGTGAACCGGTCACCCTCTCCTGGACGAGCGTGGGGCTGGAGCGCCTCACCATCCTCCGCGACGACGCCGGCGAGACCATCGACGACATCGGCGAGGCGGAGCTCGCTGCAGGGAGCCGCACGGTGCAGATCACCCGCGACACGAGCTTCGCCTTCGTCGGCATCTCGCGGGACGGCGAGGTGATCACCGAACGCTGCGACGACACCGGCTGCGCCGACGCCCGCATCGTCGTGGCGGTCCACCCCGGGCCGGCGGTCCTCTCCTTCACGGCGGACGAGCGCGAGATCGCCAGCGGCGGCAGCACCACGATCCGCTGGGAGGTCACCCAGGCCGACGAGGTGGTGATCACCTGGGCCGGCACCAGCGGCAGCGGCGAGCTGCCCGTGGCCCCGGCGGACGTGTCGGCGCTCGTGCAACCGGCGGACTCCACCCGCTACACCCTGGTCGCCAGCGGGGGCGGCAGGAACGCGAGCAGGCAGCTCCTCCTCGGCGTGCGGCCGGACGTGGCCATCGAAGGGCCCGCTGCGGTGCGGCCCGGCGAATCCTTCGCGATCGGCTGGACCACGAAGGGCGCCACCCAGCTCGAGCTGCGGGTGGACGGAAGCCTCGTGCCCCTGGGCGATGCGCCGATCGCCGCAGGCACGGTGACCCTCGAGGTCGATCCTGCCGCTGCCCCCGGCAGCAGCCTCGACGTGGAGCTCACCGCGCGGGACGACGAAACCCCGCGGCGCGCAGGCGTCGCCAGCCTGCGGGTGGAGGTCCGGCAGTGAATCGGTAGTTCCGAAAGCCCCCGGCTGCGGCGAGACGGTAATCGAGACAGGAAGCCTTTTTCCCAACCGCGGCAGGAGGGCCGGAAAGGCAGGCGAGAGGCAGGAGGGGCGCTGGCCCCGCGGTTGCAATCAGAGAAAGGCGGAAGGTGGGACCCCGGAAGTTGCGGGGTCGTGGCGGCGGCGGCGAGGTCCACGGAAGTGGGGCCCCCGAAGGCCCGGAGCGGCTGGTTGGTGTCGGAGTGGGTTGGTGACGCTTCGGGCCTTCGCGGGGTTGGCTACAGGGAGATGGGCGGCGATGCTCTACGATCCGATCTGCGGCAAGAAGCTCGACCCGAACGACGGCAGCCCGCACACCGAATACAAGCGGCGCAAGTACTACTTCTGCTCGGCGCGCTGCAAAGCGGCGTTCGGCAGGGAGGCGGAGCGCATCCGCCTCCACGAGCTGGCGCGCGTGGGCGCGCTGCTCACCTCCGGCCGCGTGCGTTGGGGCATGGCCTGACGCACGGCCGAAGGCGGAGCGGGATCGCAGCGTGAGCATGGGAGACGGCCCCGCCACCGCGGGGCCGTTCTCTTTTGGCGTTCAACCTGCGGCGCGCAGGTGGCGCAGCTTGAGCTGGAGCCGCCGCTCGCCGCGGTATTCGTCGAAGGCCATGGTGAAGGCGAGATCGACGCTGCCCGCGAGCTCGGGCAGCCGCTCGCCCAGGCCGAAGCCGATGGTGTCGACGAAGGGCGCATCGGGCAGGGTGAGCTTGAGGTGCTTCTCGCCCACCACCCTGCCCCTCGCGTTCACGTGGCGGAGCGAGAAGACCGGCTCGGGGTTGCCGGCGCCGAAGGGCGCGAGCATTTCCAGCGACTCGCAGAAGGCCGGTGCGATCTCCGCGGTGTCGAGCTCCCCGTCGATCCTGCAGCGCGGGACGAGATCCTCGGGTGCGAGGCGCGCGGCGGCGAAGCGCTCGAAGGCTTCGGCGAAGGCGGGGAGCGCGTCGCGCTCGATGGTGACGCCGGCTGCGTGCTTGTGGCCGCCGAAGCGCACCAGGTGCTGCGAGCAGGTCGCGAGCGCGTCGTAGAGATGGAAGGCCTCGATCGAGCGGCCGCTGCCCTTGCCGATCCCCGTCGCGGGATCGACGCCGATCACCACCACCGGCCGGTGGGTCTTCTCGACGATGCGGGAGGCGACGATCCCCACCACGCCCGGGTGCCAGCCCTCGCCCCAGAGGACGAGCCCCTTCGCGTCGGGCCGCGCCCTCGCCATCGCGAGCGCCTCGTCGGAGATGGCCCGCTCGAGCCCCTGCCGCTCGGCGTTGGCTGCGTCGAGCTCGCGGGCCAGCGCGTCGGCCCGGACCGGATCCTCGCAGAGCAGCAGCTCCACCGCCCGGCCCGCGTCGTCGAGGCGGCCGGCGGCGTTGATCCGGGGCCCGAGGCGAAAACCGATCTGCCCGGCGGTGATCGGCCCCTCCACCGGCAGGCCGGCGACGCGCTTGAGGGCGCGCAGGCCGTGGCGCGGCGTGCGGGCCAGCACCTCGAGACCGCTCCGGACGAGGAGGCGGTTGGCGGCGGTGAGGGGCACCACGTCGGCGACGGTGCCCACCGCCACGAGATCGAGGAAGGACTTGAGGTTGGGCTCGCGGCGCCCGCCTGCGAAGAAGCCCCGATCCCGCAGGGCGCGACGGAGCGCCGCGCAGAGCAGGAAGGTGACGCCCACCGCGCAGAGGTGCCGCGTGGGATAGGTGCAGCCGGGCTGCCAGGGGTTGAGGATCGCCGTGGCCCGGGGCAGCTCCGCCGGCGTGGTGTGGTGATCGACCACGACCACCTCGACGCCGAGACGGATCGCCTCGTCGATCTCCGCCACCGCGGTGACCCCGCAATCGAGGGTGACGAGCAGGCGCGTGCCGCGCGCCGCCAGCCTTGCCACCGCGTCGAGGTTGAGGCCGTAGCCTTCGGCGAGGCGGTGGGGCACGTAGTAATCGACGTCGGCGCCGCAGGCCCGGAGGAAGGCGACGAGCAGCGTGGTCGAGGTGACGCCGTCCACGTCGTAGTCGCCGTAGGCGGTGATCCGCTCCCCCGTCTCGAGCGCCCGGACGATCCGCTCCACCGCGGGCTCGATCCCCTTGAGCAGCGCGGGATCGGGCAGGTCCGCCAGCGTCGGCTTCAGGAAGCGGTCCGCGTCCTCGGCGCTCTGCACGCCGCGGCGCCAGAGCACCTGCGCGACGAGCGGATGACACCCGAGCGCCGCCGCAAGCGACGCCGCCCCTTCTGCTTCCGGCTGCAGCTCCCAACGCATCGGCCCATTGTAGACGACCTCCCCCCGTCCCGGGGCACGAAGGTCCGGCCGCAGACGCAACGCCCCCCAGGAACGGCACGAGGCCGGCGGGTCACCCCAGCCGGCCTCGTGCCTCATGCCCTGCCGATCACTCGGCGTGGGCGCGGTTCCGCTTGCCGCCCCGCGGCTTGGGCGGGGTCGGCGGGCTCTCCTGGTCGACCGCGGCGAGGCGCGCCTCCCGGGCCTTCTGCTCCGCCTCGCGGGCCTGGAACCACTTGTCCAGCCAGAGCGCGAAGGGACCCGCGATCCAGATGGTCGAGTAGGTACCGGCGACGAGGCCGACGAGCATCGCTGCGGCGAAGTCCCAGAGGCTGGTGCCGCCGGCGAAGACCAGCAGGCCGAGGAGCGAGAGCGCCGTCACCAGCGAGGTGACGATGGTGCGCGCGAGCACCTCGTTGTTGGCCTGGTTGAGCACGTCGTAGAGCGGCTTGCCGGTCTTGTGGCTCTCGATCTCGCGGACGCGGTCGAAGATCACGATGGTGTCGTTGATCGAGTAGCCGACGATGGTGAGGAGCACGGCGATCGAGGTGAGGTTGAACTCGGCGCCGGTCACCACGTAGTAGCCCATCACGATCGAGAGGTCGTGGAAGAGGGCGATGATGCCGCCGGGCGCGAACTTCGGCTGGAAGCGGAAGGCGATGTAGAGAAGGATCGCGCCCATCGAGAGCAGCACCGCCATGATGCCGCGGTTGCGCAGCTGCTCGCCGACCTGCGGGCCCACGTACTCGACGCGGCGGATCTCGACCTTGTCCTCGCCGAAGGCCTGCTCCAGTGTTCCGCTCACCTTGTCGGCGAGGCCCTGGGTCAGGACCTGGTAGGAGGGCTGGTTGCCGCGGGTGAGGTCGCGGACCGCCTCCTCGCCCTCGCGCAGGGAGACGCCCTCGACGGCTGTCACCGCGGTGCGCAGCGCCGCGAGGGGCACCGGCTTCTCGGTGCGCACGTCGATCCGGTCGCCGACGTTCTCGTCGAAGATGATCGCCTGCACGCCGTAGGGCTGCAGCGCCTGCTCGAGGCCGGAGCGGACCGCCGTGGCCTGCTCGGGCGTGAGGATCGAGATGCGCTCCACGCGGACGAGGAAGCTGTTCTCCTCCTCGGAGCCGAAGCGCTGCACGCTCGCGTCGACGAAGCCCGCCTCCTCGATGCGCTTGCGCACGTCGGTGGCGGAGACCGACTCGTCGAACTTCACCTCGATCTCGGTGCCGCCGGCGAAGTCCACGCCGAGGTTGAGACGGAAGGGGACGAGGATCCAGATGAGCGCGACCAGCACCGTCGAGACGGTGAGTGCCAGCTTGCGCTTGGCCAGGAAGTCGATGTTGGTTCCCGGCTTGACGAATTCCATTCGAGACTCCGAAGCGCGGGCCCTGCCGAAGCGACCCGCGCGTTCAAACCAGGATCAGACCGAGAGCGCCTCGCCCGCGCGGCCACGCACCCGGGCGTCGACGAGGACGCGGGTGACGACGATGGCCGTGAACATCGAGCAGAGCAGGCCGATGATGAGCGTCACCGCGAAGCCGCGGATCGGGCCGGTGCCGTACTGCAGGAGCACGACCGCAGCGATGAGCGTGGTGACGTTGGCGTCGAAGATGGTCCAGAAGGCCTTGCCGTAGCCGTTCTCGACGGCGGCCTTGGCGGTGCGGCCCGCGCGGACCTCCTCGCGGATGCGCTCGTTGATGAGCACGTTGGCGTCCACCGCCATGCCGAGGGTGAGGATGAAGCCGGCGATGCCGGGGAGCGTGAGCGTGGCGCCGAAGACCGCGAGGATCGCGAGGACCAGCACGCCGTTGAGCACCAGCGCCACGTCGGCGATGAGCCCGGCGAGGCGGTAGTAGATCGCCATGAAGAGCACGACGAGGGCGAGGCCGATCACCGCGGCGATGGAGCCCTTGCGGATCAGCTCGGGCCCGAGGGACGCACCCACCGAGCGCTCCTCGAGGATCGAGACGGGCGCGGGGAGCGCGCCGGAGCGGAGCACCAGCGAGAGCTCGTTCGCGTCGGCGAGGAGCTCGTTGTAGCTCTTGTTGCCGCCGAGGGTGATCTGCGCGTTGCCGCCGGCGATGCGCGACTGGATCACCGGGGCCGAGTCGACGGTGTCGTCGAGGACGATGGCGAGGCGCTTGCCGATGTTGTCGCCGGTGATGCGCTCGAAGGCCTGCGCGCCCTCGGTGTCGAAGGTGAGGCCGACGTAGGGCTTGCCGCCGCCGAGGCCCGACTGATCGAGGAGCGGCCGGGCGTCGGTGAGCTTGTCGCCGGTGAGCTCCACCTTCGAGTTGAGCACGTAGGTGCGGTAGACCACCGGCGCGCCGGGGGCGTTGGTGCGGGTCTCGGCCCTGCCGATGGCGAACTCGAGCCCCTCCGGCGCCTTGCCGGCGACGAAGTTGGAGAGGGCCACGCGGTCGGTGGACTGCAGGTAGGTCTGGTAGCCGTCGCTGCCGAGGGTGACGCCCTCCGGCGGCGGCCCGAGGGTCTCGACCAGGTTCGCGCCCTGGTCGTCGGCGACGATCTTGAACTGGAGCTGGGCGGTGCGACCGAGCAGGTCCTTGGCAGCCTCGGGATCCTTGAAGCCCGGCAGCTGCACGAGGATGCCGTCCTCGCCGCGCTTGGCGATGGTGGGCTCGGAGACGCCCCACTTGTCGACGCGGTTGCGGATGGTGCGCAGCGCCTGATCGACCGCGCTCTCCTTGTAGGCAGCGATCGACTGGTCGGTGAACGCCCAGGTGCTCTCGGTGCCGCCCGAGCGCTGGCTCATGTCGTTGAAATACTCGGAAGCAGCTGCCTCGAAGGCATCCGCGCTCGCCTCGTCGGCGAAGGTGATCCGGACCAACTCGTCCTGCGGCTCCGCCTTGATCGACTGGAAGGAGAGCTTCTGCTCCGTCGCCCAGCTGCGCAGCTCGTCCGCCCGGCGGACCACCTTGTCCTGCACGGCCTTCTGCAGGTCGACGCCCATCACGAGGTGGACGCCGCCCTGGAGATCGAGGCCGAGGTTGATGCGCTTCTTCGGCGCCCAGGACGGGAGGGCTGCCTCGAAGGTCGCCGCGTCGTTGCGGGTCTCCTGCGGCAGCGAGAAATAGACGAAGGTCGGAATGAGGAGGTAGACGGCGCCAAGCACCACCGCCAGCACCAACCCCAGCCGCACGTACCAGCTGCGTTCCATGCGTACCTCGCGCGGCCCCCCCGGGCCCCTCGGCTCCGGGCGGAGGTTGCGCATTCGAGTCGATTACTTCTTCGCGGAAACCGCGGTCGAGGCCTCGGCCGCCGTGCCGGGCTGCGGGCCGGCGATCTGGCTCTTGAGCACCCGGATCTTCACGTCGCGTGCGATCTCGAGGGTCACGGCCGGGTCGGCGATGGCGACGATCCGGCCGAAGATGCCGGACTGGGTCACCACCTCGTCCCCCGCCTTCAGCGAGTCGATGTAGGTGCGGTGCTGCTTCGCCTGCTTCTGCTGGGGGCGGATCATCAGGAAGTAGATCACGCCGAACATCAGCAGGATCGGCAGCATGGAGATGAGGCCACCGGCGGCGCCGCCTTCGGGTGCCGCCTGTGCGATGAGGCCACCCAGAATCTGCTCGATCACGTCTGCTCCGTTCCCGTCAAGGGTTGGATCACCCACGAAGGCCCGGCGTTATACGCGAGTCAACTGGACCCCACAAGGCATGTGGAGCCCGATATCACTGCGTGTTTTCGCGGGGTGTGGGGGCTTTCGACGCGCTGAACAGCCGATTCTTCCGCCCCATGCCGCCAGCGCAAAAAAAGGGCCGAGACGCACGGAGCGCTCGGCCCTTCCCCTCTCCCGGCGGCAGACGTTTCGGTCCGCCACCAGCCGCGGATGGAGCAAGCGGCGGGCCATGGGCCCTGCTCCGCCAAGTCCGCGAAATCAGGTGCCGTGGCCCTGTCGCCTCCCTCGGAAAGGAGGCGGGACCCCGACATTTCTGTCCTACCGGCGCTCGAAGAACGGATTCTGCCGGAGGATCGTCTCCTGGCGGTCTGCGCCCACGCTCACCGCGGTGACGGGCACCTGCGAGAGCTGCTCGATCCGCTCCACGTAGGCCCGCGCCGTGGGCGGCAGCTCCTCGTAGCGGCGGCAATTGGCCAGCGAGTCGTCCCAGCCCGGAAGCGTCTCGTAGATCGGCTTGGCCCGGTTGAGCATCTCGGCGTCGCAGGGGAACTCCTCCACCCGCTCGCCGTCGATCTCGTAGGCCACCGCGATTTTCAGCTCCTCGAAGCCGGTGAGCACGTCCATCTTGGTGAGCGCCAGGCCCCAGAGCCCGTTCACCCGGGCGGCGTAGCGGAGCACCACCATGTCGAGCCAGCCGCAGCGGCGGGGACGGCCGGTGGTGGCCCCGAACTCGGAGCCAGCAGCGCGGAGGCGCTCGCCCATCTCGTCGGTGAGCTCGGTCGGGAAGGGACCGGAGCCCACCCGCGTGGTGTAGGCCTTGGTGATGCCCACCACCGCGTCGATGAGGGAGGGACCGACGCCGCTGCCCACCGCGGCGTTGCCGGCGACGGTGTTGGACGAGGTCACGAAGGGATAGGTGCCGTGATCCACGTCGAGGAGCGTGCCCTGCGCGCCCTCGAAGAGGATGTGGGCGCCCTCGCGGGCCCGCTGCGACAGGTAGAGCGAGGCGTCCTTCACGTAGCGCTTCAGCCGCTCGCCCGCCTTGCCGTAGGCCGAGACGATCTCGTCCACGGTGAAGGCCTCGCCGCCCAGCCGCTCGATCTCCGCGTTGGCAGCGGGAAGCGCCCGCTCCACCGCCTTGCGCAGCTTCTCGATTCGGACGAGGTCGTAGACGCGCACGCCGCGGCGCGCGACCTTGTCCTCGTAGGTGGGGCCGATGCCACGGCCGGTGGTGCCGATCTTGGCGGCGCCCATGGCGCCCTCGCGGAGCAGATCGATCCGCTTGTGCCACGGCATGATCACGTGGGCTGCCTCGGCGATCACCAGCTGCGTGTCGTCCTGGAGGAAGCCGCTCGTCTTCAGGCCGTCGATCTCGTGGCAGAGGACCTCGGGGTCGACGACCACGCCGTTGCCGATCACGCAGACCTTGCCCGCGTGGAGCATGCCCGACGGGATCAGGTGCAGCACCGTCTTCTTGCCGCCCACCACGAGCGTGTGGCCGGCGTTGTTGCCGCCCTGGTAGCGAACCACCACCGATGCATGCTCGGTGAAGAGGTCGACGACCTTTCCCTTACCCTCGTCGCCCCACTGGGCGCCGACCACTACGACGTTCGGCATGAATCGGCTCCGTCAAAAAGGCGGCGGACCATAACACGATTGGTCATGGCTGCCAGCGATCCATGAGGTCGGCGAGGACTTCCACCGACTCCCGCGGCATCGCGTTGTAGATCGAGGCCCGCAGCCCACCGACGAGGCGGTGGCCCTTGAGGCCGATGCAGCCCGCGCGCTCCGCATCCTGCAGGAAGCGCTTCTCCAGCTCGGGAGTGGGCAGGGTGAAGGTGACGTTCATCAGGGAGCGGCTCTGCTTCTCCGCGTGGCCCCGGAAGAGATCGGAGCGCCGGTCGATGACGTCGTAGAGGAGCCTGGCCTTCTCCGCGTTCCTGCGGCCCATCGCCTCGAGGCCGCCCAGGCCCTCGATCCAGTCGAAGACCAGCGCGCAGACCCAGATCCCGAAGGTGGAGGGCGTGTTGTAGAGCGAGTCCGCCTCGGCATGGACCTGGTAGCGCAGCATCGTCGGCGTGGTCGCCGGGCCGCGGAAGGTGCGAAGCACGTCCCGCCTGCCCACCACGATGGTGACGCCCGAGGGGCCCGCGTTCTTCTGGGCGCCGGCGTAGACCAGCGAGAAGCGCGTGGGGTCGTGGGGCGAAGCGAGGAAGTCGCTCGACATGTCGCAGACGAGCGGCGCGTCGGTCTCCGGCACGTGTTTGAAGTGGGTGCCGAAGATGGTGTTGTTGCTCGTGTAGTGGAGGTAGGGGGCGCCCGCGGGCACCTCGAGCCTCTCACCCGGCGCAGGTACCCGGCGAAATCCGCCGGCCTCGTCGCTCCAGATCACCTGCGGCGCGCAGCCGGTGATCTGCGCCTCCTTGATCGCCTTCTGGCTCCAGACGCCGGTGTTCACGTAGGCGCCGCCGGCGCCGAGGTTCAGGGGCACCATCGCGAATTGGAGCGAGGCCCCGCCCTGGAGGAATAGGATCTCGTAGGCGTCCGGCAGGGAGAGAAGGCGGCGCAGCGTTCCCTTCGCCCGATCCACGATCGCCTCGAAGGGAGGCGAGCGGTGGCTCATCTCCAGCACCGAGAGGCCGAGGCCCTGGTGGTCGACGAGGTTCGCCTTCACCTCCTCGAGCACGGGCAGGGGCAGGATCGACGGACCGGCGTTGAAGTTGTGCAGCCGCACGGATGGGCCTCCTGGCGAAAGAGGCATCAGCTAGTCCCGACGGCCCCGCGCGTCAAGGATCGCGGGGCCCGAGGCCCCATGGGTCCCGCAGGCCGAGGATCGCCCGGGCCTCGTCCGGCGTGCAGGGCTCGCGCCCCACGTCCCGGGCCATGCGCACCGCCTTCTCCACCAGCTCGCCGTTGGAGCGGGCCATCTGCTTGCCCGCAGCGTCGAGGTAGAAGTTGTCCTCGAGCCCCACCCGGATGTTGCCGCCCAGGGTGAGCGCCGCGGCGATCATCCGCCACTGGCCCTTCGAGATCCCGATCACCTCCCAATGCGAGCCGCTCGGGATCGAGTCGCGCATCCGCATCAGGTTCTCGGGGGAGGCGTCGATGCCGCCGAGCACGCCGACGATGAAGCTGAACTGCAGCGGCGGCACGAGCAGCCCCATGTCGAGCAGGGGCGCTGCCGAAGTGACGTGGCCGAGATCGAAGCATTCCATCTCGGGCTTCACGTTCGCCTCCTTCATGGCGGCGAGGTAGGCCGTGATGTCGGAGAAGGGGTTGGCGAAGATCAGCTCGAAGACGAAGTCCTTCCGCTTCGGCGAGTACTTCGCGTAGTTCATCGAGCCCATGTTGAGGGCGCCCATCTCCGGCTTCACCTGCCGGATGTGGTCGACCCGCTCGGTCATCGGGCCCATGCCGCCGGTGGAGAAATTCACCACCACCGGGCAGCGGCGGTTCACCTCCTCCTTGATCCGGCGGAAGACGTCCACCGACCAGGAGGGCGAGCCGTCGTCCTCGCGGGCGTGGATGTGGACCACCGCGGCGCCGGCCTCGTACGCCCGGCGCGCCTCCTCGGCGATCTCCTCCGGCGTATAGGGAACCGCCGGGCACTGGTCGCGGTTGGCGAGCGCGCCGGTCAGCGCGCAGGTCACGATCACCTTCTCCATCAGCGGCCCCTCCATTCCGGCTTGCGCTTCTCGAAGAAGGCGGCGACGCCCTCCATCGCATCGTCGAGCTGCAGGTGGAGCGAGAGCTGCCCGGCGAGATGCTCGATCGCCTGCTGCAGCCCCGCGTCCTCGGTGGCGTAGAAGGCGCGCTTGCCCAGGGCGAGGACCGCCGGGCTCTTCGCTGCGAGCTCCTCCGCCAGCGCCTGCGCCGCGCCTTCCAGCTCGCTGCGGGGGACGATGCGGTTCACGAGCCCGAGCCGGAGCGCCTCGGCGGCGACGATGCGCCTGCCGGTGAGCGCGAGCTCCAGCGCCTGCTTGCGGCCGAGGTGGCGCACCAGCAGCGCCAGCACCTGGTAGGGAAAGAGGCCGAGGTTCACCTCGGTGAGGCCGAGCTCGGCCTCCTCCGCTGCGACGGCGAGGTCCGCGGCGAGGACGAGGCCCATGCCGCCGGCGAGGGCGTGGCCGTTCACCGCGGCGACGACGGGCAGGGGCGAGGCGGCGAAGCGCTGCAGGA
It encodes:
- a CDS encoding YHS domain-containing protein, whose protein sequence is MLYDPICGKKLDPNDGSPHTEYKRRKYYFCSARCKAAFGREAERIRLHELARVGALLTSGRVRWGMA
- the recJ gene encoding single-stranded-DNA-specific exonuclease RecJ, translating into MRWELQPEAEGAASLAAALGCHPLVAQVLWRRGVQSAEDADRFLKPTLADLPDPALLKGIEPAVERIVRALETGERITAYGDYDVDGVTSTTLLVAFLRACGADVDYYVPHRLAEGYGLNLDAVARLAARGTRLLVTLDCGVTAVAEIDEAIRLGVEVVVVDHHTTPAELPRATAILNPWQPGCTYPTRHLCAVGVTFLLCAALRRALRDRGFFAGGRREPNLKSFLDLVAVGTVADVVPLTAANRLLVRSGLEVLARTPRHGLRALKRVAGLPVEGPITAGQIGFRLGPRINAAGRLDDAGRAVELLLCEDPVRADALARELDAANAERQGLERAISDEALAMARARPDAKGLVLWGEGWHPGVVGIVASRIVEKTHRPVVVIGVDPATGIGKGSGRSIEAFHLYDALATCSQHLVRFGGHKHAAGVTIERDALPAFAEAFERFAAARLAPEDLVPRCRIDGELDTAEIAPAFCESLEMLAPFGAGNPEPVFSLRHVNARGRVVGEKHLKLTLPDAPFVDTIGFGLGERLPELAGSVDLAFTMAFDEYRGERRLQLKLRHLRAAG
- the secF gene encoding protein translocase subunit SecF → MEFVKPGTNIDFLAKRKLALTVSTVLVALIWILVPFRLNLGVDFAGGTEIEVKFDESVSATDVRKRIEEAGFVDASVQRFGSEEENSFLVRVERISILTPEQATAVRSGLEQALQPYGVQAIIFDENVGDRIDVRTEKPVPLAALRTAVTAVEGVSLREGEEAVRDLTRGNQPSYQVLTQGLADKVSGTLEQAFGEDKVEIRRVEYVGPQVGEQLRNRGIMAVLLSMGAILLYIAFRFQPKFAPGGIIALFHDLSIVMGYYVVTGAEFNLTSIAVLLTIVGYSINDTIVIFDRVREIESHKTGKPLYDVLNQANNEVLARTIVTSLVTALSLLGLLVFAGGTSLWDFAAAMLVGLVAGTYSTIWIAGPFALWLDKWFQAREAEQKAREARLAAVDQESPPTPPKPRGGKRNRAHAE
- the secD gene encoding protein translocase subunit SecD, translated to MERSWYVRLGLVLAVVLGAVYLLIPTFVYFSLPQETRNDAATFEAALPSWAPKKRINLGLDLQGGVHLVMGVDLQKAVQDKVVRRADELRSWATEQKLSFQSIKAEPQDELVRITFADEASADAFEAAASEYFNDMSQRSGGTESTWAFTDQSIAAYKESAVDQALRTIRNRVDKWGVSEPTIAKRGEDGILVQLPGFKDPEAAKDLLGRTAQLQFKIVADDQGANLVETLGPPPEGVTLGSDGYQTYLQSTDRVALSNFVAGKAPEGLEFAIGRAETRTNAPGAPVVYRTYVLNSKVELTGDKLTDARPLLDQSGLGGGKPYVGLTFDTEGAQAFERITGDNIGKRLAIVLDDTVDSAPVIQSRIAGGNAQITLGGNKSYNELLADANELSLVLRSGALPAPVSILEERSVGASLGPELIRKGSIAAVIGLALVVLFMAIYYRLAGLIADVALVLNGVLVLAILAVFGATLTLPGIAGFILTLGMAVDANVLINERIREEVRAGRTAKAAVENGYGKAFWTIFDANVTTLIAAVVLLQYGTGPIRGFAVTLIIGLLCSMFTAIVVTRVLVDARVRGRAGEALSV
- the yajC gene encoding preprotein translocase subunit YajC, translated to MIEQILGGLIAQAAPEGGAAGGLISMLPILLMFGVIYFLMIRPQQKQAKQHRTYIDSLKAGDEVVTQSGIFGRIVAIADPAVTLEIARDVKIRVLKSQIAGPQPGTAAEASTAVSAKK
- a CDS encoding adenylosuccinate synthase, producing the protein MPNVVVVGAQWGDEGKGKVVDLFTEHASVVVRYQGGNNAGHTLVVGGKKTVLHLIPSGMLHAGKVCVIGNGVVVDPEVLCHEIDGLKTSGFLQDDTQLVIAEAAHVIMPWHKRIDLLREGAMGAAKIGTTGRGIGPTYEDKVARRGVRVYDLVRIEKLRKAVERALPAANAEIERLGGEAFTVDEIVSAYGKAGERLKRYVKDASLYLSQRAREGAHILFEGAQGTLLDVDHGTYPFVTSSNTVAGNAAVGSGVGPSLIDAVVGITKAYTTRVGSGPFPTELTDEMGERLRAAGSEFGATTGRPRRCGWLDMVVLRYAARVNGLWGLALTKMDVLTGFEELKIAVAYEIDGERVEEFPCDAEMLNRAKPIYETLPGWDDSLANCRRYEELPPTARAYVERIEQLSQVPVTAVSVGADRQETILRQNPFFERR
- the serC gene encoding 3-phosphoserine/phosphohydroxythreonine transaminase, encoding MRLHNFNAGPSILPLPVLEEVKANLVDHQGLGLSVLEMSHRSPPFEAIVDRAKGTLRRLLSLPDAYEILFLQGGASLQFAMVPLNLGAGGAYVNTGVWSQKAIKEAQITGCAPQVIWSDEAGGFRRVPAPGERLEVPAGAPYLHYTSNNTIFGTHFKHVPETDAPLVCDMSSDFLASPHDPTRFSLVYAGAQKNAGPSGVTIVVGRRDVLRTFRGPATTPTMLRYQVHAEADSLYNTPSTFGIWVCALVFDWIEGLGGLEAMGRRNAEKARLLYDVIDRRSDLFRGHAEKQSRSLMNVTFTLPTPELEKRFLQDAERAGCIGLKGHRLVGGLRASIYNAMPRESVEVLADLMDRWQP
- a CDS encoding 3-keto-5-aminohexanoate cleavage protein, translating into MEKVIVTCALTGALANRDQCPAVPYTPEEIAEEARRAYEAGAAVVHIHAREDDGSPSWSVDVFRRIKEEVNRRCPVVVNFSTGGMGPMTERVDHIRQVKPEMGALNMGSMNYAKYSPKRKDFVFELIFANPFSDITAYLAAMKEANVKPEMECFDLGHVTSAAPLLDMGLLVPPLQFSFIVGVLGGIDASPENLMRMRDSIPSGSHWEVIGISKGQWRMIAAALTLGGNIRVGLEDNFYLDAAGKQMARSNGELVEKAVRMARDVGREPCTPDEARAILGLRDPWGLGPRDP
- a CDS encoding enoyl-CoA hydratase-related protein, translating into MDEAVVTARRGAALWITINRAATRNALTPEVLAGIGDALLRAERDGAIRAVVLTGAGERAFSAGGALAPPDGDAGFLAVHDQRRAYGLLLQRFAASPLPVVAAVNGHALAGGMGLVLAADLAVAAEEAELGLTEVNLGLFPYQVLALLVRHLGRKQALELALTGRRIVAAEALRLGLVNRIVPRSELEGAAQALAEELAAKSPAVLALGKRAFYATEDAGLQQAIEHLAGQLSLHLQLDDAMEGVAAFFEKRKPEWRGR